The following coding sequences lie in one Peromyscus maniculatus bairdii isolate BWxNUB_F1_BW_parent chromosome 3, HU_Pman_BW_mat_3.1, whole genome shotgun sequence genomic window:
- the Pdk4 gene encoding pyruvate dehydrogenase kinase, isozyme 4 produces MKAARFVMRSASSLGSAGLVPREVELFSRYSPSPLSMKQLLDFGSENACERTSFSFLRQELPVRLANILKEIDILPDRLVNTPSVQLVKSWYIQSLMDLVEFHEKSPEDQKALADFVDTLIKVRNRHHNVVPTMAQGILEYKDTCTVDPVTNQNLQYFLDRFYMNRISTRMLMNQHILIFSDSKTGNPSHIGSIDPNCDVVAVVQDAFECAKMLCDQYYLTSPELKLTQVNGKLLGQPIHIVYVPSHLHHMLFELFKNAMRATVEHQENRPSLTPVEATVVLGKEDLTIKISDRGGGVPLRITDRLFSYTYSTAPTPVMDNSRNAPLAGFGYGLPISRLYAKYFQGDLNLYSMSGYGTDAIIYLKALSSESVEKLPVFNKSAFKHYQMSSEADDWCIPSREPKNMAKEKVAV; encoded by the exons ATGAAGGCGGCCCGCTTCGTGATGCGCAGCGCCAGCTCGCTGGGCAGCGCCGGCCTGGTCCCCAGGGAGGTCGAGCTGTTCTCCCGCTACAGCCCGTCCCCGCTGTCCATGAAGCAGCTGCTGGACTTCG GTTCAGAAAATGCCTGTGAaagaacttctttttcttttctgcggCAAGAATTGCCCGTGAGACTAGCCAATATCTTGAAGGAAATTGACATCCTCCCTGACCGGTTGGTGAATACCCCCTCCGTGCAGCTGGTGAAGAGCTG GTACATCCAGAGCCTGATGGACTTGGTGGAGTTCCATGAGAAGAGCCCAGAAGACCAGAAAGCTCTAGCCGA CTTTGTAGACACACTCATCAAAGTTCGAAACAGACATCATAATGTGGTCCCTACGATGGCTCAAGGGATCCTTGAGTATAAAGACACCTGTACAGTTGACCCAGTTACCAACCAAAATCTTCAGTATTTTTTGGACCGGTTTTATATGAACCGCATTTCTACGAGGATGCTGATGAACCAGCACA tcCTCATATTCAGTGACTCAAAGACAGGAAACCCAAGCCACATTGGAAGCATCGACCCAAACTGTGATGTGGTAGCAGTGGTCCAAG ATGCCTTTGAGTGTGCCAAGATGCTCTGCGATCAGTATTATCTGACATCACCAGAATTAAAGCTCACACAAGTAAATG GAAAACTTCTGGGTCAACCAATTCACATCGTGTATGTTCCTTCTCACCTGCATCATATGCTCTTTGAACTATTCAAG AATGCTATGAGGGCCACAGTTGAGCATCAGGAAAATCGCCCTTCCCTGACACCGGTCGAGGCAACTGTCGTCTTGGGGAAAGAAGACCTCACAATCAAG ATTTCGGACCGAGGAGGCGGCGTTCCTCTGAGGATCACTGACCGCCTCTTCAGTTACACGTACTCCACTGCACCAACACCTGTGATGGACAATTCACGGAATGCCCCTCTG GCTGGTTTTGGTTATGGCTTGCCAATTTCTCGTCTCTATGCCAAGTATTTTCAAGGAGACCTGAATCTCTACTCTATGTCAGGCTATGGGACAGACGCCATCATCTACTTAAAG GCTTTATCTTCTGAGTCCGTGGAAAAACTCCCCGTCTTTAACAAGTCAGCCTTCAAACACTATCAGATGAGCTCAGAAGCTGATGACTGGTGCATCCCAAGCAGGGAACCAAAAAATATGGCGAAGGAAAAGGTGGCAGTGTGA